In Prionailurus bengalensis isolate Pbe53 chromosome D4, Fcat_Pben_1.1_paternal_pri, whole genome shotgun sequence, the DNA window TCATTCCGGACGGTGAGCGGCCGGGCGGGACGGCGGGGCCGAGCCCGCCGGGCCCCGGGGCCGCCCCCGACCCGCCGGGACGGGCTCCAGGTGAGGCGGGCGGCGCAGAGCGCGCGGCCAATCGGTCTTGTTGATGTTATTGCAGCTCCTGCGTTCTGTGAGCGCCGGTCTTGTCTCCCCCAGCTAGACTGTGAGCGCCCCCATGGCAGGGACCTGGACTCCCACTTCTTCGGCATTCGGCCGACGTTTATGTGCTATGTGCCCAGTCCGGTGCTAGCTTCCGTGGGAGACACAGGTGAGAGACAAGCCTCAGGGAGCCCGAGCCGGCGCCACGTTAGCATTAGCTCTGCCCTCGACCCAGCCAGGGGCACTCAGTGCCACCGTGCACCGGCCCCTGGGACACGCAAGTGCTGAGCGGCCCCGCGCCAGCTAGGAGCTGGCAGTCTGGCCTTggggagcccccccacccccccaacacagaCACTTCCAATGTAGGATGGTGGTAAGTGCTGAAAGAGAGGTATGCCTAGCGGGAGCACCGCAAGCCATCTCCTCCTTCCAGGTGGTGGGGCGCAAGGCCAGGGTGCCTTCGTCCAGTAAGGGCAGTGGCCTCGTTCTCCCCCAAGCAGTCCCGCTGCCTGTTGGCCGCGGTGAGTGGTGAGAGTTCAGGTGCTTCCATCGGGGTCTCAGAGAGGAGTGGCCACCCTCGAGAGGATTCGGAAGACCCCGCGGACGGTGGACGTGCGCAGCCACACTGCTCATCAGAGCCTACTGGAAGCTTTTTCTGAATCACAGATGCCAGGGCCCACAGAGGTTCTACTGCCGCGGGCAGGAGCCTGGGGGCTTGTGTTTCAAACGTTACCCACGCTGTGAGAATCACTGTGGTAGAGACCccgtgttgaaaaaaaaaagctgtcacaAAGGTGACCACAGTAGGGTGATGACGTCTCTTTGCAGATTTTGGCTACGGAAAGGGGAAATGCACTAAGCAAGGTCCGCCAGGAGCCCAGGAGACACATTTTGGAGGTAGGGTAGTTAGACaagatcctttctttttctctctgcccgaCACAAAACGCCAAGCACGTGGCCAATGATGAGTTGTCCATTTGACAGCATATAACTTTGTGCCTGGGGTCTGAGAGACCAGGTGGGGGTAGAGACCTACAGAGTCCGTCGTGATCCTGGGGTAGAAGGAAAGAGGGTACAAGGACAGGGGAAGCCGGGACGTGCAGGATGACAGACGTGGGGAGTCACGCTAAAGGGGTCTGAAGAGGCAGCAAGCGCTAGGGGCAACAGGAGTCAGCATCACACAAAGTTGACACCTGGGCTCTGATGATCGTGGACTGAGAGGGTCACAGGGTGGCTGGTTAGGGGCcaggagagtgagagggaggccgagaagagagcagggaagaggggatgagtgagcaggggaaggggtgggggtcagTGACCCCCAATTTGGCTGCACCTTTGGAACCGATGGCCCCCGGCGCAGGTCGTGCCCCAGGCCAACTAACTCGGCTGTGTGGGGATGGAGGTGAGTTGTCCTTGTAAAGACCCCCAGGTGATTGCCGTGGGCAGTAAGGTGCAGGGACCAGGGGGAAAGAGAACTCAGAATGTGGACGCAGGTCTGCTTTATTGGCTAGGTTTCTCATTTCTCAGCATTCGCTGAGTTCTGGTGGGGTGATGAGGGTGGCAGTCCTGATTTTAGATGTGGCCGTGTTCTGGAAAGAAACTAACAGGGAAGCTCCCTTTTAACGAGTCTTGGGAGACTTTCTGGATTTGTGACGTGCGTTACCTCTGCAGATGATAAGCTTGAAGATCTCGCGGAGGCCAATCCGTTCTCCTTCAAAGAGTTTCTGAAAACCAAGAACCTCGGCCTGTCGGGAGAAGACACCGCCAACAACAGGGTTTATTCAAAGGTAAACCGAGGCGTCGTTTGCGACGACCGTACACAGAGAAACGTCTGGAGGACATCTCTCTCCCGATGCGGGGGACACTACAGgatccgggggcggggggtggcgcAAAGGGAGCCCACAGCCAACGCCGGTGGGACCCTTTctggctctcctctctcctgggagGCGGGTGGGCCTCTCATTCCACTGTCGGGCGCCCCCCGGAAGACCGGCCTCCAGCGGCTTCTGAGTCTGAGCTGTACGTCTGGCCATCTTCCTTAGGAACCCACGAGGCACCCACTGGGACTCAGCCGCGACTCCCCAACCCCCCAGACCGTGGGGTATGGCCTGGAATATCAGCAGCCATTTTTCGAAGACCCTACGGGGGCTGGCGACCTTCtggacgaggacgaggacgaggacgaggacgagggGTGGAACGGGGCCTACTTGCCGTCCAGCGTGGAGCAGACCCACTCCTTGGGAGGCGCCGCCAGCACGTCGCCCTGCAGCACATACGTCTCCTTCTTCTCCACCCCGTCAGAGCTGGTGGGGCCCGAGACCCTGCCCCCGTGGACACTGAGTGACTCGGACTCCCGCGCCTCTCCGGCGGGGAGCCCCAGCGCAGATTTCACGGCTCCCGGAGAGTCTCTGGGAGACAGGCACCTGCGGACGCTGCAGATAAGCTACGAAGCCGTAAGTGAGGGGGCCCCACGGCGGCCCCCTGGCCGGCACCCGTGCGTGAGCAGCGCGCTCGCAGAGGACCCCGAGGCTCCTGGTGTCCACGGTGGCCTGGGGTTTGGGCTCCGAGGACAAGACAGTCTGTGGTGTGGCCGTCTGCTAGAGTCCCTGTGCGCCGGTCCCCCGTGTTGACTGATCCCGTGTGTGATGTGCCACCTGAAGAGCACTGTGGAGGGCGGTGCGGTGTGGTCTGGCTCAGGCCCTCCGAGGGCCTCCCGTCAGGAAAGGGTCCCCTCCCGGCGGCAGCTCAGGGACACCTCGCCGTGCTCTGACTAGAGGAGATTTCTTAAAGAGGATCGTCCCCTAAAAAAGAGTCGCGAGCACAGTCGGCGTCCGTAACCGGAGGGCTTCCGGAGGAGACACTTCCGTCTGTGTTTTTCCTTCGTGAGCGGACGGGAGGCTGACCGCCTAGAACATTTCTGTTCGTCAGGGAGTTCTAGAACCAAATTACAGAGACGCAGACCCCTTTTGAGTGAGACACCGAGACTCAGAATTTCTAATGagggttttctttctctgcagcTGAAAGATGAAAATTCTAAGCTGAGAAGAAAGCTGACTGAGGTTCAGAGCTTCTCTGAAACTCAAACAGAAATGTATGTAAGCTCTCAGTTAGGACCGCGATTCAAAATGCCTGCTAACACCCGAATCCATTGTAAATCGGTAACGAGGCGATCAGAGTTGAACCGAGTCTAGCCTCCGTCACGTGCAGGTCCTCCGCCTCAGACACGTGTCTGGTTCTGCACGAAAGTTTATTTTGCACGTTAGACCCAAACCGAGCACACTTGATAAGAACGGCCGAACCGGTGATCGAGAGCCAGCTCGGGACGCTCTCTGGGGCTCCCGCCGAGGCAGCGGGCTCTCGGGGGTTTTCAGCTAACCCTCCCGACCTAACTGCCTCTCGGACGCATTCTGAGAGCCGGATGCGTGAGTTGGCAGTGACTTGGTCTTCTGTCTCACAAGGGTGAGGACGCTGGAGCGGAAGctggaagcaaaaatgataaGGGAGGAGAGTGACTACCGAGATCTGGAGTCCGTGGTCCAGCAGGTGGAGCAGAACCTGGAGCTGATGACAGTacgaggggcggggggcgggggggggcattGTGACGCGCCGGGCGTGACCCTCTGTTGTCAGCCCACAGAGGCGCGGAGTGAGCGGGGGTCCCTCACAATGGGCCCACCTGCTGGGCAGAGCGAGCTGgagctcccaccccaccccccacccccaccccaccccccacccccaccccccccccccaccccgtgaggGCATCTCACCACATTGCTTATTAGCGATGCCtccttgtttttggttttataacAGAAACGAGCTGTAAAGGCGGAAAATCACATCCTGAAACTGAAGCAGGAAATAAGCTTGCTGCAGGTGATTGAACGGCAGGGATACAAATCCGGGGGACCTCCCCAGCAGCGGGAACCCCTGTATTCGGGACGTGCaggctttccccacccccaccccccacctcaagTGAAAGAAGCAGCCCGGTCGTTCTGGCCCCGTGTTTTCTGCTCACCGAGAGGGTCGTGGGCATTTGCTGTGTCATCTGGGACAGCACGGATGCTGACCTGAATTTCTCATTCCTGTGGAGGGGCGCTGAGGACAGACTGAGGGACACGACAGGCCCGTGTCCTCTAAGAGCCCCCTCAGCAGAGAGTGGCTTTTGCGGGGGCTagccctgtccccccacccccacctcctctgctGAGGGTGCCGTGGTCAGTTTTAGTTGGACTGCCTTTCAGATGCTCTCTTCTGCAGCCGCAAAAGCCCTTTCCCGCTCTCGCCCACCCTCCAGGCGCAGGTCTCTAACTTCAAGCGCGAGAATGAGGCCTTGCGGTCCGGCCAGGGTGCCAGCCTGACGATAGTGAAGCACAACACCGACGTGGCCTTGCAGAACCTTCGCGTCGTCATGAACAACGCCCACTCCTCCATAAAGTGAGCGCTGGGGAGCTGAGGGCGCCTCGGCACGGGCGGGGGTGAGGCGGTGACCCCGGGGAGGCGGAGTCCCTTAGCGCAGGGCTTCAAGCCATGACCGCACCCCGAGCGGTGGACGGGGCTCTGGGAACAGAAGTGCGCCTGACGGTCCTATTAACCCCGAGGCCACTCGATGCGCACCCGACCGGCGGGCTCTGGAATGTCTGCATGGCGATAGCCGTGTTCACCTGAGCACTGACGTCAGACGGGAGTCCTGCCTCCCTCACCCACGAAATGTCACAGTTCTGAATGGGGACGAGTCACAGCGTTTCCCTCTTGTCCTGAGAAGCAAAGAGGTTCTTGGGAGGCCCCTGGGAAGGGTCCGCCGTGGTGGCTCCCACTGCGCATCCCTGTCTGTGTGCCACGGGCCGAGTTCCCCAAGGGTGGTGGCGGCCAGGCCCACCGCGGGCGCCTCTGGGGCAGAGGGTCCCCCACCCAAAGCCTGCTTTTCACTCTGGAACTTTGCTTTGTTGCTTCTGACGTTGCCCGGCCGTGGTAGCGGACGGTAACATCCACGTTTCCGTTTCAGGCAGCTGGTTTCTGGAGCCGAAACGTTGAATCTTGTGGCCGAAATCCTTAAATCCATAGACAGAATTTCCGAAATtcaagatgaggaagaggagtCTTGAGAACTCTGAGGTGCTTCCAGGTCGCAGCCCTGCTTACGTCCGGACGCCGCCGCTCGCCGGGTTGGAAAATGCCGTTGTGTCTTTAAGGACGTCGTCCTCGGCCGTAGTAAAAATACTCACCGTGCCGCTAATTTCGTGACCTAAACAGCCCTAACAGCCAGCTGCAGTGAGGAGCCCCCCGCGTGGGAGAGCTGCACCTGGCTTCTACGCGACCCTTCCTGGCGAGCTCCTGCTACTTGGTGGACTGATGCTCTATCGGAAGACGTTTCTATGAAAGCCAGTGATCTTTTGAAGTTACTAAACATGAAAACGGCAGTTCTGTAATAAGTGTTTTCCGTCGTCATTCCAGAATGTCGATCGTAAGATAAGTTCAATCGATCGTCCTCGATTCCGTAAGGAGAGGGAGTAGGTGAGCCGCGGCTCCGTGCTCGCCTCCCAAGGCCCTAATGCCTCTGTGACCTCACTTGGTGCCCCGGCTGGCTCAGAGTCCCCTCCTGGGGCCTCACGGGCGGCTCGTACAGTTGGAGACCGGAGCCTGGCTGCTGTCCTTCCGCGGGGTCCCAGGTCACACAGGCGCGCCACTGGGTGCGACCATCTAAACGCATCTGTGGGCCTTCGGATTTGAAAAGCTGCTTCGGCTGGAGGGTTTTGATACACGTTTCGAGTGGCATCTTGTACAACGAAGTTTGGAATTCGGGGATTGAGACTGTGCGCAGCCTTCCTGGGTCGGCACGAGGTCTCCCGGGGTGCTTTTCCAATGTAGGGGGGGGGCACCATATGCctttttggccatttttctctagatgttattttttaaaataaatttccttttcttctcctgttcAGATGGACCGCTTTCCTATTTAATAAACCGTAAAACTCACACGAACTGTCCcactttttttccaatttaaccGCTTCTTTACGCTTAAGAAACCTAGTACCGTTCTGTGACTTTAGGGCATGAGTCTTGTCGTAATGGGTGATTTGTGCCGATAAACTCAAGCGTTAGTCCCGTGGCCTGTGGGGTCAAGGGTAGACCCCGATCACTGCTGCCGGGCCTGACCAAGGTGGCCGGCCCGCTAGATGTGCGTCACGGCCGGGTGTTTCGGAGTTGGACACGCCGGATTCTAGTGTTGGGGCATTCTTCGGTCACATGGTTGAATTTTCGAATAACGTTTGAACTGCTAGAACCTCCAATCTGGGCTACGGGTAAGAGCTTTGCAGAAGTCCCTGCCGAAGACACCCTACTCCTCCTCACCCGTCACCTCCTGTTCCTCCCTGTTGGTGAGAAGCGGGTACCGGGCTCTGTGGTCGGAGCAGACTTTAGACAGGCCGGTCTAGCGGGCAAGTGCTAGGACCCCGTTTTCTTCTGGGTGTGCCCACGACAGCCTGGGAAAGCTACGGAGAGCAGGAATGGGGCTCGGCGGGAGGATGCTTGCAGGCTCCGTGTtttaagggggtgggggatgtgggTGGCAGATCACCACCAGCCTGGTGTACTTTCCCTCCGCCCGCAGGCCAGGCTGGGCCCGAGCACGCCGCCGGAGTGACCCTCAGGTGCGCTCCACCTACTCCTGATCCTGCCCTTCATCCTGCGCAGACCTGTACCACCTCCGCAAGGTCGGGCGAAGGGACTGGGGACGGGTGGCCAGGAGGAGGGTCTGGATAAAGGAGCGTGGCACACAGACAGGCTCCTACAGTACGTTTGGGGCATTCCCTGGTGAAGGGCTTGAATTTGTTGGGCATCCAGCTCTGCGTCTGGAGTTCCAGCGCCAGGCGGCCCCGGGTCCTGGCGGGTGGGTTCCCGGGACGCTGGCTGTCCCGTCGGTTCCTTCCCCCTGTGCCGGGGCCGGAAGCTCTGCCTGCTCCGTCCACCAGGGGAAGGTACGCTCCTCCGTTCCCGCGGACTCCTCCTCATCTTCCGAGACGCCCCGCACTCCGAGGGtggcgcccccacccccgctctgcCCGCAGAAGGCGCAACTGCAGGCGGGCCCAACCCGGCCTGGGCGGCGCCCCGAGGTCCCCCGAGGTACTCTCAGGGCGCGGGGTCAGAGCGCCGGGGCTGTCTACCCACTGGCCCGGCCGCGCGGCAGCACTGAGCACTCGGCAAATTTGCCCACTGGCTGCAACCCAACAGCCCCGAATACAGTTAGCAGAGGCGGAAGCAAGCAAGCGGGACTCGGCGATACCGGAGGTCACACGCTCCGGCGAGAAGCAGCGGTCCGGCGCCGCTAACCCCACACGGCGGCGCCCGGTCGCGGGCAGTCCCAAGGGCGGCCGCGCGGGGGCAGCACCCGCCCGCCAGCCCCGTCCCGGCGTGCCCCGCGCTGCGGCCGCGGCCGCGGAGGCGGGACTTCCGGTGCGCGGCGCTCTCGTCGCTCTGCTACTGAAGTGTCGGGGGCGGTGGCGCTGGCGGCGGCGGTGCCGGAGGGTGAgtgtgagggtgagggtgagggtgagggcgGCGGGTCCGGAGAGAGGCGGCGGTAGGAGGagcggggctggggcggggccagGCCGCGGGCCGGGGCCCAGGAGAGGCGGTGGGAGGAACGGGGCCGGGGCCCGCGCTGCCCGCGGGGTTGGCGGCCTGATGCCCCGGTAGCCGCTGCCGGCTCTGCAGAGCTGCGTGGCTCTTGGCTGGTTGGGGTTACACACGGTTAGAGTGTAGACGGCGCTCCGTGCTGCGGATCGGGCTGAAGCGTGCTCCCGCTTGGTCCGATGTCAACGGGAATGTTTCTGGGCTTGGTCGTTGGCTCCTAGGTCTGTGCTGtgttcctttgctcttttttctgCCGCAGCTTTATTCTCCTAGCTCTCTTTCCAGCTTTCTGTCCCTTTTAGACTTCCCACACTGGTATCATTAAGAAAGAAGGTTCTGTTCGTTCAATAGGTGCCGTTGTAGGTGCTGGAGATGGAGCAGGGAACCTCAGGGGACCCTGCCCTCAGGGGGCTTCGTTCCTGCTGCCCCCCGTAGTGCCTGCCACCTGCATTTCCTGCACATTTGCCAGATGCTCTCTGGGCGTCTCCTGGCAGGGGAGCAGGCTGCGCAGCTGAGGTCCTGACTGCCTGGGTCTCGTTCTTGTCCTCTGGTGACTTTGCTGCCACAACCTGCTGTTTCTGCACTGGGTGACCAGCTCTCTTGTGGCTTGGCTCTGGGAAGACAGGCCAGGCTCTTGGGCCATGTTGGTGTCCAGGTGTCCATTGCCCTGCCCCCCCTGCTGGTCACAGCCTTAGATCAGAGTGGGCAGGTCACACTCACATGGTTTCCTCACCCGCTAGAACAAACAGCGGGTGTTCGTGGGGACACGGAGGGGGGGGTGTCATATCACAGTCCCAGGGCAGGCTTCTGTCATCCCCTACGGGTGTGTGTCTGCAGACTCTCGGTTCCTGAAATCTCATGATGCGCTCTGGTGGCAGGTAGGAGTCATGGACGTGGACGCCGAACGAGAGAAAATAGCAAAGGAGATTGAAGAATTAGAAAGGATCTTGGATCCCAGCTCCTCGAGTATCAGCGTGGAGGTCTCGGAGTCTGGTCTTGCGCTGGATTCCGAAGCAGGTGAGCTTTCGCAGGCTGCGGACCAGCCGTTTCTCGCGCAAGCTGGCCTCTGCCTTTACTCCCCGCGATggtttctctccgcccctcctccacgtGCCGTGGACCTGCCGGCTGCGCGTGAGTGCCCTTTGGGGGCATCTGTGTCACTCTGTCCCAGGTGGGTGGCCGGCTGCCCTTCCCAGGAATCAGATGGTTCCAGAGCTCAGCTTGTCGGCCACCTCCGTGCCGGACAGCCACCATGCTGGACAGCTGAGAGTCACCCCACAGGCTCCCCTGGGCCCCCAggcctgcccacctctccccagccccaggtgcagctctaagtctcagtttctcaGAGTTTCTGACCACACTGGGGCCTTTCTCTCACCTACGATCAGGGCCTCTgcacctgctccccaccccccagtagCTCCAGCTCCCCCGAACGGGTCTGTTCCTGCAAGGCTTCCCCTCATTGCCCTGGCGGACCctgttctctgtgtcttcccttcCTGGCTGCCCCTGCCCTTGGCTCAGGGCCTGTCCTGCCTGGTTAGTGGGTAGCATTCAGCCACCAACCCTCAGGGAGGGAGGGTCCAGGGAATACAGTCTTGTCCTGAGGCCTTTCGGCCCTTCCCTCGCCTGTGGCCAACAGGAAACAGCCCTGTGCTGCACCTGCCGGTCGTTTCTTTGGCGGGTATTGCATCCCATCACGTCCCCAACTTGCGTCCCCTGTGCTTGTGTTCCCACAGACTCGCTGCCTGAAGAGGACTCGGACGCTGCTGGCTCCCTGGCCTCGGTAAGTACCGGCCTGAGCTGGTGGAGCCCGCCCAGGCAGTTACCACCCTGCCAGTGGGCCCAGGAGGGCAGTGCTCTGAGCTCGTCTTGATTTTTCTGCGTGCTCGTCACTGAAGATGACGTATCCCAAAGTATTTGTCACCAAAACGGAAATTGTCCCAAGAAACGACTGTTGTTGGTAGTTGGGGATTTACGCCTGCCGACTTTCTGAGCTCTCCGTAACGTGTGTGGGTCGATCTGACGTCACGTGCGGAAGGGTCCGAGCAGGCGAGGCTGGCCCCTCgtagctccctctctctgcctcagtcctTGGAGGCACGGTCCTGGGCGGTCACACATGTGGGCCCGCTGTAGACTGAAACACAGAAAGGAGCTCTCTttctgtggggagagagagagagatcatgatctcacagttcaggagattgagcctgcgggggtgggggggagagagcgagcgagcgagagagctaCGAGGGGCCAGCCTCACCTGCTCGGACCCTTCCACACACGACGTCAGGTCGAGCCACGCGCATTACGGGGATCTCAGAAAGTCGAGAGGCATAAATCGCCAACGAGGCCACTCCAGTTTTTGCTGCCACTTCTGGTTTGTTTTAGAATCTCACGTTAACCTGGAGAATTTTTACAACGTAGGCTTCCCGTAGTTCCTCACCTGCTGGGCAGCGAGCAGCCTCTTCCCGGTTCTTAGCTTTGCCGGCCCTCTGATGGCCTTCCTCACTCGTGTTCTTCCTCACTGTCCCCTGCCGGGGGCGGAGGCCTATGGGCCCGTTCTGAACTTCAGGTTCACCAGAAACATTCATCGTGGAAAGTGAAAAGCGCTCACCTCCTCACGCCTTCCCACCCGAGACGTTCCTCCAGACATTGATTTTCTTGTGTCCTTGATCGTGTGGCCTATGCACACGCTGTACGTGGCCCCAACCCTTGTTGGCCCAGTGATGGGCATGAGCTCAGAGGCTGCTTGTGCTGCCCGGGTCACGGGGGGCGGGTCTGCAGGCCCCCCCGCCTCACCCGTGGTTCCCCACTGGTGACCAggaagaggagaggtggggagaggccagcAATGGCGAGGACGACCCCAAGAAGACCCTCCCTGAAGACCCAGAGACCTGCCTGCAGCTGAACATGGTCTACCAGGAGGTCATCCAGGAGAGGCTGGCGGAGGTCAGCCTCCTGCTGGCCCAGAACCGGGAGCAGCAGGTAGGACGGGCCCTCGGCACCCCCGTggccaggcgccccgggactaGTGCTTCTGGTGACGTCTGCTCCCTGGCTGCCCCGGTCGCCTTCTCCACGAGGGCATCGCTGCCGCCTGGCCCCAGATGGGCTCCCTGTGTCTGTCACAGGAGGAGATCATGTGTGACCTGGCAGGGTCCAAAGGCCCCAAGGTGAAAGACGGCAAGAGTCTGCCCCCGAATCTGTACATAGGGCACTTCATGAAGCCCTACTTCAAGGACAGGGTCACCGGAGTGGTGAGTAGCCGGGGCTCCACTGTCAcccgtgagggaggggcaggctgcGTGGGAAGGGGCTCTGCTCCCCGCACCTGCTGTGGGTGTTGTCTGTTCCCTCGTGTTCTTCGGGACAACGTTCTCCGATCTTCCTAAAACCTTTTGGTGTCTAGTGGTGGAAGTCAAGGTCTGTGGCCCTGGAACCTGGTCTCTGGGCCTGGAATACGGCACGCTGACCCCGGCTCCACGGATAAGCCCCAGAGACGTTTCCTTAAggaggggcaccttgggtggGGCTCATTGGCCGGATCAGAGAGGCCTGGCAGCGAGGGCTGGAGCTGCTGAGCCCGCCCGTGCCGGCCGGGTCGTGCTCACGGCCGCTCGGAGTCCAGCGCTGGGCCCAGGTGTCCACTGCCAGGCCTCACACGTGGCCAGGCTGCTCGAGGAGGCCGAGGGGAAGCGTGGGCCGTGGGGCGAGAGCACTCGGCGTCCGGCCGCGTCGTGACGCTGCCCTGTCTGGCAGGGGCCTCCGGCCAACGAAGACACGCGGGAGAAGGCCGCCCAGGGCATCAAGGCTTTCGAGGAGCTCCTGGTGACTAAGTGTAAGCCCCTGCGCCGGGCCCTCAGCGCCACAGCCCTGCCTTTCCACAGGCACCCTCCTCTGGTTCCGTGGGCTCCTTCGGGCCTTGACTGCTGGGACTGCCCACTCAAACCCCCGGCCTGTCCCACGCGCCATGTGGGGACCACCATCCCCGCGGCTCGCTGTGCAGTCTCACGTGTCTTATTCCTGAACACACAGCCCCAGGGCCCTTCCGTGAGCTTGGGCCGGGGCGTCGTGCTCGCTCAACAGCCGGGCTGGGGTACCCGGCCGGCGCTGTGGTCCCGGAATGGTCACGTGCCCACCACTTGGTCGAGGGGAAGTCGGGACCTCTGCTGATGCCGTTGTTTCTTCTCAGGGAAAAACTGGGAGAAGGCCTTGCTCAGAAGGTCAGTGGTGAGCGACCGCCTACAGCGCCTGCTTCAGCCCAAGTTACTGAAGTGAGTGTAGGAACAGCCGCGGGCGCCAGCCTCGCCGGGAGTGCGAGGGGTCCAGGCCGGAGGCTTGGTGACAGGCAGACGCTTGGTGTGGCCGTGTCCCCCTGCTCCCGTAGGAGAGGCGCCGACCCCTGAAACTTTTCCCCAGGGAGGCAGCCGAGCTCGAGGCCAGGCATGCAAGAACCGGGAAGGCCGAGTGGCCGCGTTCAGTCAGGCACAGCTCGGGTAGTTTCTCTGGTCTCGGGCTCAGTTTCCACTTGTGAAAATAGGCACTGCTCACGAGACCCGCTTTTTGTGTGCCGAAGGGTCACGTGATGTCGTGTGAACAGATCGCAGCGCCTGTGGCCGGGCGGGAGTCTTGGGGGCTGCCCGCAGTCTCGTGGCTCCACGCGTGGGTCAGGACTAGCCTCAGTGATGGGTCCTCTCCGCTGGCCTCCGGAAGGGGTTCCTGCAGGCTTTGTCGCCAGGCTGCCCTTGGAGCACATCCCTGCACGCCGGGCCCAGGGCTGGCGGCTGGGCCGCTGAGCTGGTGGTTGTTATCATCTGCGTCAGCAGACCTGTCGCGCTAGTCACTGACGTGACCATGGTGACAGCCCAGAGAGGGGTGTCGCTGGCTGCTTCCTCTGGGCGTGGAGCTCGGACAGCCTTCTGCCTGCAAGGGGCAGGCTCAGAGCCGGGACCAGGCTCCTGTGTGTGCTCCCTGCCACCGGGCCTCATCATGTGGAGCGGTGCACGTGCCCCGGTGCACGGGGAGGCTGAGCTGGCCCCAGAgacaccgcccccctcccccgggacATGGCCCTGATGCGAGTAACCCCGGTGCCTCTGCTCTGCCCCGTAGGCTTGAATACTTGCACCAGAAACGGAGTAGGGTGACCagtgaggcagagaggcaggTCCTGGAGAAGCAGAGCAGAGAGGCGGAGAAGGAGATCCAGGACATCCGGTGAGCTGGCTCTTCTGGGGAGGGTGTGACCTGGGGAGAGGCGAGGAAGGCCAGGCGTGACCCTGGCGACCTGTTCCTTCCTCCAGGGAGCTCCCAGAGGAGACCTTGCTGGGGAACAGGCTGGACGGCCACGACTGGGAGAAGATATCCAACGTTAACGTAAGTTGGGGGGTTGCTGAGGCGACAGCGGCCTGCGGCCGTCCCGGCAGCCGGGGGCGTGGGTCCGCTCTAGGCGGTCAGGCCTC includes these proteins:
- the ENTR1 gene encoding endosome-associated-trafficking regulator 1 isoform X1; this translates as MAGYARRPGVPPLSRARSLVIPDAPAFCERRSCLPQLDCERPHGRDLDSHFFGIRPTFMCYVPSPVLASVGDTDFGYGKGKCTKQGPPGAQETHFGDDKLEDLAEANPFSFKEFLKTKNLGLSGEDTANNRVYSKEPTRHPLGLSRDSPTPQTVGYGLEYQQPFFEDPTGAGDLLDEDEDEDEDEGWNGAYLPSSVEQTHSLGGAASTSPCSTYVSFFSTPSELVGPETLPPWTLSDSDSRASPAGSPSADFTAPGESLGDRHLRTLQISYEALKDENSKLRRKLTEVQSFSETQTEMVRTLERKLEAKMIREESDYRDLESVVQQVEQNLELMTKRAVKAENHILKLKQEISLLQAQVSNFKRENEALRSGQGASLTIVKHNTDVALQNLRVVMNNAHSSIKQLVSGAETLNLVAEILKSIDRISEIQDEEEES
- the ENTR1 gene encoding endosome-associated-trafficking regulator 1 isoform X2 codes for the protein MAGYARRPGVPPLSRARSLVIPDGERPGGTAGPSPPGPGAAPDPPGRAPDFGYGKGKCTKQGPPGAQETHFGDDKLEDLAEANPFSFKEFLKTKNLGLSGEDTANNRVYSKEPTRHPLGLSRDSPTPQTVGYGLEYQQPFFEDPTGAGDLLDEDEDEDEDEGWNGAYLPSSVEQTHSLGGAASTSPCSTYVSFFSTPSELVGPETLPPWTLSDSDSRASPAGSPSADFTAPGESLGDRHLRTLQISYEALKDENSKLRRKLTEVQSFSETQTEMVRTLERKLEAKMIREESDYRDLESVVQQVEQNLELMTKRAVKAENHILKLKQEISLLQAQVSNFKRENEALRSGQGASLTIVKHNTDVALQNLRVVMNNAHSSIKQLVSGAETLNLVAEILKSIDRISEIQDEEEES